Proteins encoded in a region of the Paenibacillus pedocola genome:
- a CDS encoding MarR family winged helix-turn-helix transcriptional regulator, whose protein sequence is MKDYIRDLNLIDLVSEKHKVLREQVTRLSGDPLNHTETHILAKLELHGRLSISEISRQISISRQGAQKSINVLLDEGYVKTVQVEGNSRDKYIVLTSKGIEMCRRMLEIKQGIEQEIAARIGSEQVQLLKQLLAEDWL, encoded by the coding sequence ATGAAGGATTATATCCGCGATTTAAATCTGATCGATCTGGTTAGTGAGAAACATAAGGTATTGCGGGAACAAGTAACCAGACTAAGCGGTGATCCGCTGAATCACACTGAAACGCATATCCTGGCGAAGCTGGAGCTGCACGGCAGGCTGTCCATCTCAGAAATCAGCCGGCAGATCAGTATTTCCCGCCAGGGAGCACAAAAATCAATCAATGTGCTGCTGGACGAGGGTTATGTGAAGACCGTTCAGGTGGAGGGGAACAGCCGTGATAAATATATCGTACTGACGTCAAAAGGAATCGAAATGTGCCGGAGGATGCTGGAGATCAAGCAGGGGATTGAGCAGGAAATAGCTGCGCGGATCGGCTCGGAGCAGGTGCAGCTGCTGAAACAGCTGCTTGCCGAGGACTGGCTTTAA
- a CDS encoding GH32 C-terminal domain-containing protein, with amino-acid sequence MNRKAKFTLNLLLTAGILVTSMITVNRETDWALAADETFAKETKEGISISETATKLNGNLTEWHVAGKGRMENTAEGLLLKSDPQENVLALSQTTADDFIYEADVMIKEGEPDATLLFRSGEDGQQAYMLQIIPQAGMIRLRDAGGGEGRLKEERQVPLVQGEIYHLKVKAEGSSLKVYWGNQYKPVIDTEDKAYLSGRLGLHVWNGAALFQNITVSDLQGNLATVLASTGQWQPDLSGKKGTSVNQSKALLIYNKPAADLVYEGQISFPDDGTAGLAFRSSADGLSGYEASLVKEGDQLRVRLTQANGTVIASSSSTYPSRAGAKHAVEVQAKGKRIQIFVDGYTPAAIDVTDSSYANGNAGLVVNSGTAYFQNTYVTDAASYNHEKYRPQYHYTPMRGSVSDPNGLVYFAGEYHLFHQDGGTWAHAVSKDMLNWKRLPIALPWNDYGHVWSGSAVADLNNTSGLFADSGGQGLLAYYTSFNPDAFNGNQRIGLAYSKDQGRTWEYAKDCPIVIENPGKNGEEPGGWDFRDPKVVRDEANNRWVMVVSGGDHIRFFTSTNLLDWTLTDNWGYGNYVRGGVWECPDLFPLTVQGTTEKKWVLMISTGANPATGGSDAEYFVGSLTAEGEFVNDNPAGTVLRTDFGKEFYASMSFSDMQDGRRVMLAWMSNWDYPFAFPTLGWKGELTIPREVTLVKTSDGIRLAQSPVKELESLRSALYSVSNKDVSPSAQNLLKGITSGAYEIEAEVEIPAGSSVSEFGFNLREGAAQKTVVGYKPGMNTVFVDRSLSGVTDFSSLFSTRHETQALTENGRIKLRILVDEASVEVFVNGGRSVFSDVIFPDPGSRGMSFYTKGGNVKVVALKVNKLGSVWNPEANLSTRIVMDTSDRELGVGQSETLQAALENGPGSGTEPLKWKSSNPETVNIKAAGNSQAVIEALKAGAAVISVSTPNGKVSASVHVQVSGGEFRTNLSGWTKDLSMASWLAGEDGIRGSYSSDANYVAGEQAGDFNYEAEMKLGTAGGAGSLLFRASPDGRSGYYLNLDPNMESVRLFYKMDGRFEERQVLAKVPAFILPDRTYRLKIQADGPHITVYLGGERIMDVQDGTFAAGHFGLHVFGGAASFQNVNVSGAVPATLMTSSVVNEEFRKSLYTANQVNGEPVTVSDTHEATDQKWTFVPTGDEAGSYSIRTASGQALDLNTERNVIQLYSYLGYNNQRWIIQKNMDGSAAILSVHNHLALAVSEDGLSLTLAAVQPGAEAQKWYLNF; translated from the coding sequence ATGAACCGGAAAGCAAAATTCACATTAAACCTCCTGCTCACTGCGGGAATCTTGGTGACTTCGATGATTACAGTTAATCGTGAGACAGACTGGGCCCTGGCTGCAGATGAGACGTTCGCCAAAGAGACAAAGGAGGGAATATCTATTTCTGAAACCGCTACCAAACTAAACGGCAACCTGACGGAATGGCATGTGGCCGGAAAAGGCAGGATGGAGAACACAGCGGAAGGGCTTCTGCTGAAATCGGACCCGCAGGAAAATGTGCTGGCGTTATCGCAGACCACTGCAGATGATTTTATCTATGAAGCTGACGTAATGATTAAAGAGGGAGAGCCCGATGCTACGCTGCTATTCCGTTCCGGTGAGGATGGACAGCAGGCCTACATGCTGCAAATCATACCTCAGGCCGGCATGATCCGTTTACGGGACGCGGGCGGCGGGGAAGGCAGACTAAAGGAGGAACGGCAGGTTCCTTTGGTCCAGGGTGAAATCTATCATCTTAAGGTGAAGGCAGAGGGCTCCTCACTAAAGGTATATTGGGGGAATCAATATAAGCCTGTGATTGATACGGAGGACAAGGCGTATCTCTCCGGACGGCTCGGGCTCCACGTCTGGAATGGGGCTGCGTTGTTCCAGAACATCACCGTAAGCGATCTGCAGGGGAACCTGGCGACAGTGCTGGCAAGTACAGGTCAGTGGCAGCCTGATCTCAGCGGTAAAAAAGGGACCTCTGTCAATCAGAGCAAGGCGCTGCTGATCTATAACAAGCCGGCTGCTGATCTGGTGTACGAGGGGCAGATTTCATTTCCTGACGATGGGACTGCAGGCCTCGCCTTCCGGTCCTCTGCTGACGGATTAAGCGGATATGAAGCTTCTCTTGTGAAGGAGGGAGATCAGCTTCGCGTCCGCTTAACCCAGGCAAACGGCACGGTCATCGCAAGCTCGTCAAGTACTTATCCGAGTCGGGCGGGGGCAAAGCATGCAGTAGAGGTACAGGCGAAGGGGAAAAGAATTCAGATTTTTGTGGATGGATATACTCCGGCGGCCATTGATGTCACGGATAGTTCGTACGCAAACGGGAACGCAGGGCTTGTAGTAAACAGCGGGACTGCTTATTTTCAGAACACCTATGTTACAGATGCTGCCAGCTATAATCATGAAAAGTACCGGCCGCAGTATCATTACACACCGATGCGCGGTTCTGTGAGTGATCCGAACGGGCTGGTCTATTTTGCCGGAGAATATCATCTCTTTCATCAGGATGGCGGAACATGGGCTCATGCAGTCAGCAAAGATATGCTGAATTGGAAGCGCCTTCCTATCGCCCTTCCCTGGAATGATTACGGGCATGTCTGGTCCGGATCTGCTGTAGCGGATTTGAATAATACCTCAGGTCTGTTCGCGGATTCGGGCGGCCAGGGGCTCCTCGCCTACTATACTTCTTTTAATCCGGATGCCTTTAACGGGAACCAGCGGATTGGTCTGGCTTACAGCAAGGATCAGGGGCGTACGTGGGAATATGCCAAGGATTGTCCTATTGTGATTGAGAACCCCGGTAAGAACGGAGAGGAGCCTGGAGGCTGGGATTTCCGTGATCCTAAGGTAGTGCGTGATGAGGCGAATAACCGCTGGGTCATGGTTGTGTCGGGCGGCGATCATATCCGTTTCTTCACCTCAACGAATTTGCTCGACTGGACGTTGACCGACAATTGGGGTTATGGCAATTATGTCCGCGGCGGGGTGTGGGAATGCCCTGACCTGTTCCCGCTTACGGTTCAGGGGACTACAGAGAAGAAATGGGTACTCATGATCAGTACAGGAGCGAATCCGGCAACGGGCGGTTCGGATGCGGAATATTTCGTGGGGAGTCTGACGGCAGAAGGGGAGTTCGTGAATGATAATCCGGCTGGAACCGTGCTGAGAACCGATTTTGGCAAAGAGTTCTATGCCTCCATGTCCTTCTCTGACATGCAGGATGGACGTAGAGTGATGCTGGCCTGGATGTCGAACTGGGACTATCCGTTCGCCTTTCCGACATTGGGCTGGAAGGGGGAATTGACAATCCCGAGGGAAGTAACCCTGGTGAAGACGAGTGACGGTATCCGGCTTGCCCAGAGTCCGGTCAAGGAGCTGGAATCGCTGCGCAGCGCCTTATATTCGGTATCTAACAAGGATGTCAGCCCTTCTGCGCAAAATCTGCTGAAAGGCATAACTTCCGGTGCCTACGAAATCGAAGCCGAGGTGGAGATTCCCGCCGGCAGCAGTGTATCGGAATTCGGATTTAACTTGCGTGAGGGTGCCGCCCAGAAGACGGTTGTGGGCTACAAGCCGGGCATGAACACGGTGTTTGTGGACCGTTCCCTTTCCGGAGTAACCGATTTCTCCAGCCTGTTCAGTACCCGGCATGAAACGCAGGCGTTAACGGAGAACGGCCGGATCAAGCTGCGCATTCTGGTGGATGAAGCTTCAGTTGAGGTGTTTGTGAATGGCGGGAGGTCCGTGTTCTCAGATGTTATTTTCCCGGATCCGGGCAGCCGGGGGATGAGTTTCTATACCAAGGGAGGCAATGTGAAAGTTGTAGCCTTGAAAGTCAATAAACTTGGATCGGTATGGAATCCTGAGGCGAACCTCTCCACCCGGATTGTAATGGATACCAGTGACCGTGAACTGGGTGTAGGGCAAAGTGAAACACTGCAGGCGGCCCTGGAAAATGGACCCGGCAGCGGTACAGAGCCGCTGAAATGGAAGTCCAGCAATCCGGAAACTGTTAATATAAAGGCGGCAGGCAATTCCCAGGCGGTGATTGAGGCGCTAAAAGCAGGGGCGGCCGTCATTTCGGTATCCACCCCAAATGGAAAGGTATCTGCAAGTGTTCATGTGCAAGTCTCCGGCGGGGAGTTCCGCACCAACCTCAGCGGCTGGACGAAAGATCTGTCCATGGCTTCCTGGCTGGCCGGTGAGGACGGTATCCGCGGGAGTTACTCCAGCGACGCTAATTATGTTGCCGGGGAGCAGGCGGGAGATTTCAATTATGAAGCCGAGATGAAGCTCGGCACGGCCGGAGGAGCGGGCTCCCTCTTGTTCCGGGCAAGCCCGGACGGGCGCAGCGGTTATTATCTCAATCTGGACCCGAATATGGAGTCGGTCCGTCTGTTCTATAAAATGGACGGGCGGTTTGAAGAACGGCAGGTGCTGGCGAAGGTTCCAGCCTTTATTCTTCCGGACCGTACGTATCGTTTAAAGATACAAGCGGACGGACCGCATATTACAGTGTACCTGGGAGGGGAGCGGATCATGGATGTGCAGGACGGAACCTTTGCGGCAGGCCATTTTGGACTGCATGTATTCGGAGGGGCTGCTTCTTTTCAGAACGTAAATGTAAGCGGAGCGGTACCGGCGACCCTGATGACCTCAAGCGTGGTAAACGAAGAATTCCGGAAATCCCTGTATACGGCTAACCAGGTAAATGGTGAACCCGTCACGGTCAGCGATACCCATGAAGCGACAGATCAAAAGTGGACGTTCGTGCCGACGGGCGATGAAGCAGGCTCTTACTCCATCCGCACGGCTTCCGGCCAGGCTCTTGATCTGAACACGGAGCGGAACGTAATCCAGCTCTATTCCTACTTAGGTTACAACAACCAGCGCTGGATCATCCAAAAGAATATGGACGGCTCAGCGGCCATCCTCTCTGTTCATAATCATCTGGCGCTGGCTGTCTCTGAGGATGGACTGAGCCTGACCCTGGCTGCCGTTCAACCCGGTGCTGAAGCTCAGAAATGGTATCTGAATTTCTAA
- the sdaAB gene encoding L-serine ammonia-lyase, iron-sulfur-dependent subunit beta: MRFKDVFSIIGPAMVGPSSSHTAGAARIGRVARLMFGECPGFAQIQLYGSFAATYRGHGTDTALVGGLLNMATDDPRLPEAFAHAEAAGMTVTIEPGKGLYPHPNTAELSLVSPSGNRTLQLTGTSIGGGNIEIVRINGFTLKLTAAYPTLIIRHYDEPGVIAVVTGLLMGSGINIAHMTVDRRSRRGEAMMVMECDGMIDKDMAERISWLPGVQEVNLLKL, translated from the coding sequence TTGCGATTTAAGGATGTATTCTCAATTATCGGCCCGGCGATGGTCGGTCCTTCCAGCTCCCATACCGCGGGGGCTGCGCGGATCGGACGCGTAGCCCGGCTGATGTTCGGGGAATGCCCGGGTTTCGCGCAAATTCAGCTGTACGGTTCCTTCGCCGCCACCTACCGCGGCCACGGAACAGATACAGCCCTTGTGGGCGGCCTGCTAAATATGGCAACCGACGACCCCCGGCTGCCTGAAGCCTTTGCCCATGCCGAAGCAGCCGGAATGACGGTCACCATCGAGCCGGGCAAAGGGCTGTATCCTCACCCTAACACAGCCGAATTGTCGCTGGTCAGTCCCTCCGGGAACCGCACACTGCAGCTGACCGGAACCTCAATCGGAGGAGGTAATATTGAGATCGTCCGTATCAACGGCTTCACCCTCAAGCTGACGGCAGCCTATCCGACCCTTATCATCCGCCACTATGACGAGCCCGGCGTCATCGCCGTAGTCACCGGACTGCTGATGGGCAGCGGGATCAATATTGCCCATATGACAGTTGACCGCCGGAGCAGACGCGGCGAGGCGATGATGGTCATGGAATGTGACGGGATGATTGACAAAGATATGGCAGAGCGGATTTCATGGCTGCCCGGAGTACAGGAAGTCAATTTGTTAAAGCTGTAA
- a CDS encoding DUF2798 domain-containing protein, with amino-acid sequence MGKNKKEALIFTSMMCFLMVVGMSFYNVILFNGATNKVFLEVAVGLLPALIVALFLDIVVISKIAKGLAFKLVKPSDPMIKKVLTISVFMVCGMVICMSLYGTLAHYGFGDNFLRHYLSILGLNFICALPLQLLVVGPLTRFLFTRIFPVNTAVQSA; translated from the coding sequence ATGGGTAAAAATAAAAAAGAAGCACTGATTTTCACCAGTATGATGTGCTTTTTAATGGTCGTCGGCATGAGCTTTTATAACGTAATTCTATTCAATGGTGCAACCAATAAAGTATTCCTTGAAGTTGCCGTCGGCTTGCTTCCGGCACTGATTGTTGCCTTATTCCTGGACATTGTTGTCATCAGCAAAATTGCCAAAGGGCTGGCCTTCAAGCTGGTTAAGCCTTCCGATCCGATGATCAAAAAAGTGCTGACCATTTCCGTCTTCATGGTTTGCGGTATGGTTATCTGCATGTCCCTATATGGCACACTAGCACACTACGGATTCGGAGACAACTTCCTCCGTCACTATCTGTCTATCCTCGGACTTAATTTCATCTGTGCCCTGCCGCTGCAGCTGCTGGTGGTTGGACCCCTGACCCGCTTCCTGTTCACCAGAATTTTTCCGGTGAACACTGCGGTGCAAAGCGCATAA
- a CDS encoding MFS transporter, translating to MMSKVIQSKYFKHIVLALLFLGWCLGNLDRFVINYAVVSISEDLGLSASSQGIILSSFFLGYAIMQIPGGALADRFGYRKVILFSLFSWSVFTMITGSAWSLISLVLVRFLFGIGEGGFFPSGSKAIAVNFPVHQRSSAMSVMLASGAIMGVVTPLVSGFALESIGWRTLFHIFGIIGLVITVLMFFFLKEPARTPVQISSPAAKKNASLKTVLKSPIIWGLFLSYFSIYAVNWGLSSWMPTYMVNVRGLNLKEMGMLSAIPGLIGIVTMLLGGYVMDRIPAGKDRKISAVFGLIVAVALYLMSTAESIALFITYETIIRIAAGFVSTLIISKSVKSMPETVAATASGFVNTGAQLAGFLTPMLIGFLVDASGGSYTSAFTMLIGFAVICSASLLLGRRTQPDLPADPQTT from the coding sequence ATGATGTCGAAAGTGATCCAAAGCAAGTACTTCAAGCACATTGTTCTGGCCCTGTTATTTCTCGGTTGGTGCCTCGGAAATCTGGACCGCTTCGTCATCAATTATGCCGTAGTCAGCATTTCTGAGGATTTGGGACTTAGTGCTTCTTCGCAAGGGATTATTCTCAGCAGCTTTTTCCTCGGATATGCGATTATGCAAATTCCCGGCGGCGCCCTTGCGGACCGGTTCGGCTACCGCAAAGTCATCCTGTTCTCCCTGTTCTCCTGGTCAGTCTTCACAATGATTACCGGGTCGGCCTGGTCCCTGATTTCTCTCGTGTTAGTCCGGTTTCTGTTCGGTATCGGTGAGGGCGGCTTCTTCCCCTCCGGCTCGAAGGCTATTGCTGTCAACTTCCCCGTCCACCAGCGCAGCAGTGCCATGTCTGTAATGCTGGCTTCCGGCGCCATTATGGGCGTTGTCACGCCGCTTGTTTCCGGCTTCGCTCTGGAATCTATCGGCTGGCGGACTCTGTTCCACATTTTCGGCATCATCGGCCTTGTCATTACCGTCCTGATGTTTTTCTTCCTTAAAGAACCCGCCCGCACTCCCGTACAGATCTCTTCACCCGCAGCCAAAAAGAATGCTTCCTTAAAAACAGTACTGAAAAGCCCAATCATCTGGGGTCTGTTCCTCAGCTATTTCAGCATCTATGCCGTCAATTGGGGGCTGTCCTCTTGGATGCCTACGTACATGGTCAACGTCCGCGGCCTGAATCTGAAGGAAATGGGCATGCTTTCGGCCATTCCGGGCCTCATCGGCATCGTTACCATGCTGCTGGGCGGCTATGTGATGGACCGCATCCCTGCGGGCAAAGACCGTAAGATCTCCGCCGTTTTCGGACTTATCGTTGCCGTTGCCTTGTACCTGATGAGTACAGCGGAGAGCATCGCCCTATTCATTACCTATGAGACGATTATCCGAATCGCAGCAGGCTTCGTGTCTACGCTGATTATTTCTAAATCCGTGAAATCAATGCCCGAAACCGTTGCGGCAACTGCCAGCGGGTTCGTCAACACGGGTGCCCAGCTTGCGGGCTTCCTGACACCCATGCTGATCGGTTTTCTGGTCGATGCCTCCGGCGGTTCGTATACCTCAGCCTTCACGATGCTGATTGGGTTCGCCGTTATTTGTTCCGCATCACTCCTGTTGGGCCGCCGTACCCAGCCAGACCTGCCTGCTGATCCCCAAACGACCTGA
- the sdaAA gene encoding L-serine ammonia-lyase, iron-sulfur-dependent, subunit alpha produces MNFRTLKELAELAEARSSTLGLLMLDEQCKESGEDRDTVFQKMADYYQIMKDAVKQGIRTDTTSKSGLTGGDARRMMTYQEESPSLLGEHASLAMTYALAVSEVNASMGRIIATPTAGSCGIIPGVLISSQERFGWSDEQMVHGLFASGAIGYVIANNSFISGAEGGCQAEVGSAIGMAAGALVDIRGGTPAQAIHAVGLALKNTLGLICDPVAGLVEIPCIVRNGFGSITALGAADMALAGVRSIIPSDEVVQVMLEVGSAMPESLRETAGGGLAQTPTGRQITRDLLQR; encoded by the coding sequence ATGAATTTCCGAACATTGAAAGAGCTTGCCGAATTGGCGGAAGCCCGCTCCAGCACACTGGGCCTGCTGATGCTGGACGAACAGTGCAAGGAGTCGGGTGAAGACAGGGATACCGTGTTTCAGAAGATGGCTGACTATTATCAGATTATGAAAGACGCTGTGAAACAGGGAATCCGGACAGATACAACGTCCAAAAGCGGTCTGACTGGCGGCGATGCACGCCGGATGATGACTTACCAGGAAGAATCCCCATCTCTTTTGGGAGAACACGCCAGCCTGGCCATGACCTATGCGCTGGCTGTATCGGAAGTAAATGCATCAATGGGCCGGATCATCGCAACGCCAACCGCCGGGTCCTGCGGAATCATCCCCGGCGTGCTGATCAGCAGCCAGGAGCGGTTTGGCTGGAGCGACGAGCAAATGGTGCACGGGCTGTTCGCCTCTGGAGCCATCGGGTACGTTATTGCCAACAACTCCTTCATCTCCGGTGCGGAGGGCGGATGCCAGGCGGAAGTCGGCTCAGCCATCGGCATGGCGGCAGGAGCGCTGGTGGATATCCGCGGCGGCACTCCGGCCCAGGCCATCCACGCCGTTGGCCTGGCCCTGAAGAACACGCTGGGCCTCATCTGTGATCCCGTTGCCGGGCTGGTCGAGATTCCTTGCATCGTCCGCAACGGATTCGGGTCGATTACCGCCCTCGGAGCGGCTGACATGGCGCTCGCCGGAGTCCGCAGCATTATCCCTTCCGATGAGGTTGTTCAGGTTATGCTTGAGGTGGGATCGGCCATGCCCGAATCGCTGCGCGAGACGGCAGGCGGTGGGCTGGCACAGACTCCGACCGGCCGCCAGATCACGCGTGATTTGCTGCAGCGCTAA
- a CDS encoding APC family permease yields the protein MMISVKRFLIGRPLKSDQLGDQKLNKTKALAILSSDALSSVAYGPEQILLVLITLSTAAFWYSIPIAIGVLVLLTALILSYRQIIFAYPHGGGAYVVSKENLGKYPGLVAGGSLLVDYILTVAVSVSAGTDAITSAFPSLHSYNVIIAVIFVLLITTLNLRGVTESASFLAYPVYLFVLAIFVMLGMGLFRIVSGDVPADLHTPIGTPVAGISLFLLLKAFSSGSSALTGVEAISNAIPNFKAPAPNNAAKTLAAMGVLLALLFSGIVLLAYYYGITPNEKVTVVSEIAEQVFGRNFMYFFVQGTTALILILAANTGYSAFPLLAVNLAKDKFIPRMFTVRGDRLGYSNGILSLGILSIILIIAFKGRTEHLIPLYAVGVFIPFTLSQTGMMIKWIRQKPEGWVSKLIINTTGALISFIVTIMFFLTKFPQVWPVLVFLPLIILLFYRIRKHYEAVADQLRISTCEEDPLAIEGNIIILPVAGITHVVENSLRYAQSLSADQIIAVHVPFERDDENIFEEKWKKFHPEIRLVTLYSPYRSIIHPLTKFIDTVQRKASESNYQVTVIVPQFIPKKGWHNILHNQSSLLIRAHLLYRRNVIITTVPYHLKK from the coding sequence ATGATGATTTCGGTAAAAAGATTCCTGATTGGACGGCCGCTGAAATCAGATCAATTGGGCGACCAGAAACTAAACAAAACAAAAGCGCTAGCCATTCTATCATCAGATGCATTATCCTCTGTTGCTTATGGTCCTGAGCAGATTCTGCTGGTTCTGATTACGCTCAGCACGGCAGCGTTCTGGTATTCGATTCCTATAGCCATTGGAGTTCTTGTACTGCTGACGGCCCTGATTTTATCTTACCGGCAAATTATTTTTGCTTACCCTCATGGCGGGGGAGCTTACGTTGTATCCAAAGAGAACCTGGGCAAATATCCCGGTCTGGTGGCCGGCGGCTCACTGCTCGTGGACTATATACTAACGGTTGCCGTAAGTGTATCTGCCGGTACGGATGCGATTACTTCAGCTTTTCCCAGCCTGCATTCGTACAATGTAATTATCGCTGTCATATTTGTTCTGCTGATAACGACCCTGAATTTACGGGGGGTTACGGAGTCTGCATCATTCCTGGCCTATCCGGTGTATCTGTTTGTGCTTGCAATCTTTGTAATGCTCGGAATGGGCCTGTTCCGGATTGTGTCCGGAGACGTACCGGCAGATCTTCATACCCCTATAGGCACACCGGTAGCAGGGATCAGCCTGTTTCTGCTGCTAAAAGCGTTCTCGTCGGGCAGCTCGGCCTTGACCGGGGTCGAGGCAATTTCCAATGCCATTCCCAATTTCAAGGCACCGGCGCCGAACAATGCGGCCAAAACGCTCGCTGCTATGGGTGTACTGCTGGCTTTGTTATTTTCAGGAATTGTGCTCTTAGCATATTACTATGGCATAACGCCGAATGAAAAAGTTACCGTCGTTTCTGAGATTGCTGAACAGGTCTTTGGGCGGAACTTCATGTATTTCTTTGTCCAAGGGACCACGGCTCTGATTCTGATCTTGGCGGCGAATACGGGGTATTCCGCATTTCCGCTGCTGGCGGTCAATCTGGCCAAGGATAAATTTATCCCGAGAATGTTCACGGTCCGCGGTGACCGGCTCGGGTATTCGAACGGTATACTCAGCCTCGGAATCCTCTCGATTATTCTGATCATCGCCTTCAAGGGGCGTACTGAGCATCTGATTCCGCTGTATGCGGTAGGGGTATTCATCCCCTTTACGCTGTCCCAAACCGGCATGATGATTAAATGGATCCGCCAGAAGCCGGAAGGCTGGGTCAGCAAGCTGATTATCAACACGACTGGCGCATTAATCAGCTTCATCGTCACCATCATGTTCTTCCTGACCAAATTCCCGCAGGTGTGGCCGGTGCTGGTTTTCCTGCCGCTGATTATCCTGCTCTTTTACCGGATCCGCAAGCATTACGAGGCGGTGGCTGACCAGCTGCGGATTTCAACCTGTGAAGAAGATCCTCTAGCGATTGAAGGCAATATTATCATCCTGCCTGTTGCCGGGATTACCCATGTGGTGGAGAACTCACTGCGCTACGCGCAATCATTGTCCGCCGATCAGATTATTGCTGTCCATGTCCCGTTTGAACGGGATGATGAGAATATATTTGAAGAGAAGTGGAAGAAGTTCCACCCCGAGATCAGGCTGGTGACGCTGTATTCGCCTTACCGCAGCATCATCCATCCGCTGACCAAGTTTATCGATACGGTTCAGCGCAAGGCAAGTGAGTCCAATTATCAGGTGACTGTAATCGTACCGCAGTTCATACCCAAGAAGGGCTGGCATAACATTCTCCATAACCAGTCCAGCCTGCTGATCCGCGCCCATCTGCTGTACCGCAGAAATGTAATTATTACTACCGTTCCCTATCATTTGAAAAAATAA
- a CDS encoding M20 family metallopeptidase — MNMTIDLTRFVSEVIEAKKESFTSASDQIWGFAETRFDEYQSAGVLIRALEAEGFSIEKEVAGLTTGFIASYRTGSGGPVIALLGEYDALADLSQEAGLSEYRPVQPRGNGHGCGHNLLGVGALAAAVAVKDYMADHPEAAGEVRFYGCPAEESGYGKTYLAREGYFKDVDAAFSWHPHAMNAVMHGSSNAVIHASFSFKGISAHAAAAPHLGRSALDAVELMNIGANYMREHMLDQARLHYAITNSGGFAPNVVQADAEVTYLVRAPKSAQVRDLFARLVKVAEGAALMTGTQMQYRYEGACANLIPNSTLERVLFKHLSALGAPAYEDEEYAYAKAIYETLPESNKQEAAAMAGPKLAPLLAERPLTGFVVPYSDEKEMFMGGSTDVADVSWNVPTAQCGATTMAFGTPLHAWQTVAQGKTSYAHKGMLFAAKAMAAAAIETLLQPELVEKAQAELKERLGGEAYDCLVPPDVHPPKAGAAELAI; from the coding sequence ATGAATATGACCATCGATCTAACCCGTTTTGTATCCGAAGTCATTGAAGCTAAAAAAGAATCGTTTACTTCCGCCAGCGACCAAATCTGGGGGTTCGCAGAAACCCGCTTTGATGAGTACCAGTCAGCCGGTGTATTAATCCGGGCACTGGAGGCCGAAGGCTTCAGTATTGAAAAAGAAGTAGCCGGCCTGACGACCGGTTTCATCGCCTCCTACCGCACAGGTTCCGGCGGACCCGTCATCGCGCTGCTTGGCGAATACGACGCGCTGGCAGACCTCAGCCAGGAAGCCGGGCTCAGTGAATACCGCCCTGTTCAGCCGCGCGGCAACGGCCACGGCTGCGGCCATAATCTTCTGGGCGTAGGCGCCCTCGCTGCCGCTGTGGCGGTCAAGGATTATATGGCTGATCATCCGGAGGCTGCCGGGGAAGTCCGCTTCTACGGCTGTCCCGCTGAGGAGAGCGGCTATGGCAAGACCTATCTGGCCCGCGAGGGCTACTTCAAAGACGTGGACGCTGCATTCTCCTGGCATCCGCATGCGATGAATGCCGTGATGCACGGCAGCTCGAATGCAGTGATTCACGCCTCGTTCTCTTTCAAGGGCATCAGCGCCCACGCTGCTGCCGCCCCGCATTTGGGCCGCAGCGCGCTGGACGCCGTGGAGCTGATGAACATCGGCGCCAATTATATGCGTGAGCATATGCTCGACCAGGCCCGCCTTCATTATGCCATCACGAACTCCGGCGGCTTCGCCCCCAATGTCGTACAGGCCGATGCCGAGGTGACCTATCTGGTACGGGCGCCGAAATCAGCACAGGTCCGGGATCTGTTCGCACGGCTGGTCAAGGTCGCCGAAGGCGCTGCGCTGATGACCGGCACACAAATGCAGTACCGCTATGAGGGAGCCTGCGCCAACCTGATCCCCAATAGTACGCTGGAACGGGTATTGTTTAAACATCTTAGCGCTTTGGGCGCTCCTGCTTACGAAGATGAAGAGTATGCTTATGCCAAAGCGATTTACGAGACACTGCCGGAGAGCAACAAGCAGGAGGCTGCGGCGATGGCCGGCCCTAAACTGGCACCTCTGCTTGCCGAACGGCCGCTGACAGGCTTCGTCGTTCCTTATTCGGACGAGAAGGAAATGTTTATGGGCGGCTCGACCGATGTCGCCGACGTAAGCTGGAACGTGCCTACCGCCCAATGCGGAGCAACCACTATGGCCTTCGGAACCCCGCTCCATGCCTGGCAGACGGTAGCCCAGGGCAAAACGTCCTACGCCCACAAAGGGATGCTTTTTGCAGCCAAGGCCATGGCCGCGGCGGCCATCGAGACACTGCTGCAGCCGGAGCTCGTGGAGAAGGCGCAAGCCGAACTGAAAGAGCGGCTGGGCGGCGAAGCCTACGATTGCCTCGTCCCGCCGGATGTGCACCCTCCGAAGGCAGGAGCGGCTGAGCTTGCGATTTAA